A single Lolium perenne isolate Kyuss_39 chromosome 6, Kyuss_2.0, whole genome shotgun sequence DNA region contains:
- the LOC127334425 gene encoding uncharacterized protein, with product MADTSSAAAPLLLPSAKKPSSAAQYTRCASHARDELRSFRACLRWMCVDHTSGPRSARSWAAFFLLAVAAPAAVTLALPPDTPDRPYDGQVQASLTLAAALAHLSLASLLRVGLRRLLCIDRLRHDSDAVRAGYTAQLARSFRVLACFLVPCSLADAAYKAYWYWDAAPFRSPWWNAAACALDVASWVYRTAVFFMICVLFRVICYLQVLRMVGFAREFGRFADVAVVLEHHRRIRDQLRRISHRYRRFIIFCLVLVTASQFCALLATTRPHAQINLATAGELALCSVSLVAGLLVCLHSAAKITHKTQAITSVAAAWHADATIHAFDNDLEDPDPALPAATGYLAPANAYRVASGEESDGYNDDDDARSDDSLDDPKLVPFQVNNMCFQKRQALVTYLENNRAGITVYGFVVDRTWLHALFMIEFSLVMWLLGKTVGIS from the exons ATGGCGGACACGTCGTCGGCGGCAGCGCCGCTGCTGCTGCCATCGGCGAAGAAGCCGTCGTCGGCGGCGCAGTACACCCGATGCGCGTCGCACGCGCGGGACGAGCTGCGCAGCTTCCGGGCCTGCCTCCGCTGGATGTGCGTCGACCACACCTCCGGTCCCCGCTCCGCGCGTTCCTGGgcggccttcttcctcctcgccgTGGCGGCGCCCGCGGCCGTCACCCTCGCGCTCCCTCCCGACACGCCGGACCGGCCCTACGACGGGCAGGTGCAGGCCTCCCTCACGCTGGCGGCCGCGCTCGCGCACCTCTCCCTCGCCTCGCTCCTCCGGGTCGGCCTGCGCCGCCTGCTCTGCATCGACCGCCTCCGCCACGACTCCGACGCGGTGCGGGCCGGATACACCGCGCAGCTGGCCCGCTCCTTCCGCGTCCTCGCCTGCTTCCTCGTGCCCTGCTCCCTCGCCGACGCCGCGTACAAGGCCTACTGGTACTGGGACGCCGCGCCCTTCCGCTCGCCCTGGTGGAACGCCGCCGCCTGCGCGCTCGACGTCGCCTCCTGGGTCTACCGCACCGCCGTCTTCTTCATGATCTGCGTCCTCTTCAGGGTCATCTGCTACCTGCAGGTGCTCCGGATGGTGGGGTTCGCGAGGGAGTTCGGCAGGTTCGCCGACGTCGCCGTCGTGCTCGAGCACCACCGGCGGATCAGGGACCAGCTACGGCGCATCAGCCACAGGTATCGGCGATTCATTATCTTCTGCCTCGTCCTCGTCACCGCCAGCCAGTTCTGCGCCCTCCTCGCCACCACCAGGCCACACGCGCAGATCAATCTCGCCACCGCCGGCGAGCTCGCG CTCTGCTCGGTGAGCCTCGTGGCGGGGCTGCTGGTCTGCCTGCACAGCGCCGCCAAGATCACGCACAAGACGCAGGCGATCACCAGCGTCGCGGCGGCGTGGCACGCCGACGCCACCATCCACGCCTTCGACAACGACCTGGAGGACCCCGACCCAGCTCTGCCCGCCGCCACGGGCTACCTGGCGCCGGCCAACGCCTACCGGGTGGCCTCCGGAGAGGAGTCCGACGgctacaacgacgacgacgacgccagGAGCGATGACTCCCTCGACGACCCCAAGCTCGTGCCCTTCCAGGTCAACAACATGTGTTTCCAGAAGAGGCAGGCACTCG TGACATACTTGGAGAACAACCGGGCGGGGATCACGGTGTACGGCTTCGTCGTCGACCGGACATGGCTGCACGCGCTCTTCATGATCGAGTTCTCGCTCGTCATGTGGCTGCTGGGGAAGACGGTCGGTATTTCTTGA